A window of the Gossypium hirsutum isolate 1008001.06 chromosome A05, Gossypium_hirsutum_v2.1, whole genome shotgun sequence genome harbors these coding sequences:
- the LOC121229044 gene encoding acetyl-CoA carboxylase 1 isoform X1, translated as MSEAQRRSAVSGGNNGYVNGVLPIRSPATICEVDEFCSALGGKKPIHSILIANNGMAAAKFIRSIRTWAYETFGTEKAILLVAMATPEDMRINAEHIRIADQFVEVPGGTNNNNYANVQLIVEMAEITHVDAVWPGWGHASENPELPDALNAKGIIFLGPPSVSMAALGDKIGSSLIAQAADVPTLPWSGSHVKIPAESCLVSIPDEIYSKACVYTTEEAIASCQVVGYPAMIKASWGGGGKGIRKVHSDDEVRALFKQVQGEVPGSPIFIMKVASQSRHLEVQLLCDQYGNVAALHSRDCSLQRRHQKIIEEGPITVAPSKTVKKLEQAARRLAKCVNYVGAATVEYLYSMDTGEYYFLELNPRLQVEHPVTEWIAEVNLPAAQVAVGMGIPLWQIPEIRRFYGVEHGGGYDSWRKVSVVATCFDFDKAESTRPKGHCVAVRVTSEDPDDGFKPTSGKVQELSFKSKPNVWAYFSVKSGGGIHEFSDSQFGHVFAFGESRALAIANMVLGLKEIQIRGEIRTNVDYTIDLLHASDYRENKIHTGWLDSRIAMRVRAERPPWYLSVVAGALYTVYLSQKASASSAAMVSDYIGYLEKGQIPPKHISLMHSQVSLNIEGSKYTIEMVRGGTGSYRLRMNESEIEAEIHTLRDGGLLMQLDGKSHVIYAEEEAAGTRLLIDGRTCLLQKDHDPSKLVAETPCKLLRFLVSDGSHIDADTPYAEVEVMKMCMPLLSPASGVIQIKSSEGQTMQAGELIARLDLDDPSAVRKTEPFQGNFPVLGPPTAISDKVHQRCAASLNAARMILAGYEHNINEVVQSLLNCLDSPELPFLQWQECMSILATRLPKDLKNELELKYKGFEVIPSSQNIDFPAKLLKGVLDSHLSSCSEKERGSLERHIEPLMSLVKSYEGGRESHARVIVRSLFEEYLSVEELFSDNIQADVIERLRVQYKKDLLKVVDIVLSHQGVKNKNKLILRLLEQLVYPNPAAYRDQLIRFSALNHTSYSELALKASQLLEQTKLSELRSTIARSLSELEMFTEDGESMDTPKRKSALNERMEDLVSAPLAVEDALIGLFDHSDHTLQRRVVETYVRRLYQPYLVKESVRMQWHRSGLIASWEFLEELIERKNGSEEQMSVEKHSERKWGAMVIIKSLQFLPAIISVALREKTHNLEKATPHGSLEPTTFGNMIHIALVGINNQMSLLQDSGDEDQAQERIKKLVKILQDKEVGSSLRSAGVGVISCIIQRDEGRTPMRHSFHWSAKKLYYEEEPLLRHLEPPLSIYLELDKLKGYEGIRYTPSRDRQWHLYTVLDKPHPIQRMFLRTLVRQPTSNDRLTAYSGHDVDMRHNQLAISFTSKSIFRSIMAAMEELELNVHNATLKPDHAQMYLCFLQEQEINDLMPYTKRVDIDAGQEEEAVETILEELAREIHAFAGVRMHKLGVCQWEVKLWIASFGRANGAWRVVVTNVTGQTCTVHIYRELENTSKHQAVYHSLSVRGPLHGVPVNAHYKPLGVLDQKRLLARKNGTTYCYDFPLAFQMALEQSFASRIPGFKKPKDKRLCKVTELVFADQKGYWGTPLIPTERQPGLNDVGMIAWSMEMSTPEFPSGRTILIVANDVTFKAGSFGPREDAFFLAVTDLACNKKLPLIYLAANSGARIGVAEEVKACFKVGWSNESSPENGFQYVYLTPEDYARIGSSVIAHEMRLASGKTRWVIDAIVGKEDGLGVENLSGSGAIASAYSRAYKETFTLTYVTGRTVGIGAYLARLGMRCIQRLDQPIILTGFSALNKLLGREVYSSHMQLGGPKIMATNGVVHLTVSDDLEGVSAILNWLSCIPPHLGGPIPVLNPFDPPERSVEYFPETSCDPHAAICGTLDSNGNWKGGIFDRDSFVETLEGWARTVVTGSAKLGGIPVGIVAVETQTVMQVIPADPGQLDSHERVVPQAGQVWFPDSATKTAQAIMDFNREELPLFILANWRGFSGGQRDLFEGILQAGSTIVENLRTYGQPVFVYIPMMGELRGGAWVVVDSRINSDQIEMYAERTAKGNVLEPEGILEIKFRKKELIECMGRLDQQLINLNEKLHKAKSNGGHAKAESLQQQIQSREKQLLPVYTQIATKFAELHDTSLKMAAKGVIKEVVDWDRSRSFFYRRLRRRISENSLVKTVKDAAGDQLSYKSAMDLIKRWFFDSNVAKEREDAWVNDEAFFSWKDDTRNYNEKLQELRVQKVLLQLTNIGSSASDMQALPRGLAALLSKMEPSSRKQIANEIRKVLS; from the exons ATGTCTGAGGCCCAAAGAAGGTCAGCTGTGTCTGGTGGAAATAATGGATACGTAAATGGGGTATTGCCAATCCGGAGCCCGGCTACAATATGTGAAGTAGATGAATTCTGTTCTGCACTTGGAGGGAAAAAGCCGATCCATAGCATTTTAATTGCGAACAATGGAATGGCAGCTGCCAAATTTATACGTAGTATTAGAACGTGGGCTTATGAAACATTTGGTACCGAAAAGGCAATCCTGTTGGTGGCAATGGCTACTCCTGAGGACATGAGAATCAATGCAGAGCATATTAGAATTGCCGACCAGTTTGTGGAAGTTCCCGGGGGGACAAATAATAATAACTACGCCAATGTGCAGCTCATTGTAGAG ATGGCAGAGATAACACATGTTGATGCGGTTTGGCCTGGATGGGGTCATGCATCAGAAAACCCTGAGCTGCCTGATGCACTGAATGCAAAAGGAATCATTTTTCTTGGGCCTCCATCTGTTTCTATGGCAGCATTGGGAGATAAAATTGGTTCATCATTGATTGCCCAAGCAGCAGATGTACCCACCCTTCCATGGAGTGGTTCTCAT GTGAAAATTCCTGCTGAAAGTTGCCTAGTTTCTATTCCAGATGAAATATATAGTAAAGCATGCGTTTATACAACAGAAGAAGCAATTGCAAGTTGTCAAGTTGTTGGTTATCCCGCAATGATTAAGGCATCTTGGGGTGGCGGCGGTAAAGGCATAAGAAAG GTTCATAGTGATGATGAAGTTAGGGCACTATTCAAGCAAGTGCAAGGCGAAGTTCCAGGTTCACCTATATTTATAATGAAAGTTGCTTCACAG AGCCGGCATTTAGAGGTCCAGTTACTTTGTGATCAGTATGGGAATGTTGCTGCTTTGCATAGCCGTGACTGTAGTCTTCAGAGGCGGCACCAGAAG ATTATCGAGGAGGGTCCAATCACTGTAGCTCCATCGAAGACAGTAAAAAAGCTGGAGCAGGCAGCTAGAAGgttagctaaatgtgtgaattaTGTTGGAGCTGCAACTGTTGAATATCTTTACAGTATGGACACTGGCGAGTACTACTTTCTAGAGCTCAACCCTCGGTTACAA GTGGAGCACCCTGTAACCGAGTGGATTGCTGAAGTGAATCTGCCAGCTGCTCAGGTTGCCGTCGGGATGGGTATTCCTCTATGGCAAATTCCTG AAATACGGAGATTTTATGGAGTGGAACATGGTGGAGGTTATGATTCTTGGAGAAAAGTTTCTGTTGTTGCCACTTGTTTTGATTTTGACAAGGCTGAATCAACAAGGCCTAAAGGTCACTGTGTAGCTGTGCGTGTGACAAGTGAGGATCCTGATGATGGTTTTAAACCTACCAGCGGAAAAGTACAG GAGTTGAGTTTTAAAAGCAAGCCAAATGTGTGGGCTTACTTCTCTGTCAAG TCTGGAGGAGGCATTCATGAATTTTCAGATTCTCAATTTG GACATGTCTTTGCTTTTGGGGAATCCAGAGCTCTTGCTATAGCAAACATGGTTCTTGGGTTGAAAGAAATTCAAATCCGTGGAGAAATTCGTACAAATGTTGATTACACAATTGACCTTTTACAT GCTTCAGATTACCGAGAAAATAAAATCCACACTGGTTGGTTGGACAGTAGAATTGCCATGCGAGTTAGAGCAGAAAGGCCTCCGTGGTATCTTTCAGTTGTTGCCGGAGCTCTCTAT ACTGTTTATTTATCTCAGAAAGCATCGGCCAGCAGTGCAGCTATGGTTTCAGATTATATTGGTTATCTTGAAAAGGGTCAAATTCCTCCCAAG CACATATCACTTATGCATTCTCAAGTGTCTTTGAACATTGAAGGAAGCAAATATACG atTGAAATGGTTAGAGGGGGAACAGGAAGTTATAGGTTGAGAATGAATGAGTCGGAGATTGAGGCAGAGATACATACATTACGCGATGGTGGTTTATTGATGCAG TTGGATGGAAAAAGTCATGTCATTTATGCAGAGGAAGAAGCCGCTGGTACTCGCCTTCTAATTGATGGAAGGACTTGCCTGCTACAG AAAGATCACGATCCTTCAAAATTAGTGGCTGAAACACCATGCAAACTGCTTAGATTTTTGGTTTCTGATGGTAGTCATATTGATGCCGACACACCTTATGCTGAGGTTGAGGTTATGAAAATGTGTATGCCTCTTCTTTCACCTGCTTCAGGAGTTATTCAAATAAAATCATCTGAAGGTCAAACAATGCAG GCTGGTGAGCTCATTGCTAGGTTGGATCTGGATGACCCTTCAGCTGTTAGGAAAACTGAACCATTCCAGGGGAACTTTCCGGTACTGGGGCCGCCCACTGCAATTTCTGACAAAGTTCATCAGAGATGTGCTGCAAGTTTAAATGCAGCCCGCATGATTCTCGCTGGTTATGAGCATAATATCAATGAA GTAGTTCAAAGCCTGCTAAATTGCCTTGACAGTCCCGAGCTGCCTTTCCTTCAATGGCAAgaatgcatgtctattttggcaACCAGGCTTCCCAAAGATCTTAAAAATGAG CTGGAATTGAAGTATAAAGGGTTTGAAGTGATTCCAAGCTCCCAGAATATAGACTTTCCTGCAAAGCTATTGAAGGGAGTCCTCGAC TCCCATCTATCCTCTTGTTCTGAGAAAGAAAGAGGATCCCTAGAAAGGCATATTGAACCATTGATGAGCCTTGTGAAGTCATATGAAGGCGGAAGAGAGAGTCATGCTCGTGTTATTGTGCGTTCCCTTTTCGAAGAGTATCTATCTGTTGAAGAGTTATTCAGTGACAACATCCAG GCTGATGTGATCGAACGTCTTCGGGTTCAGTATAAGAAAGATCTACTAAAGGTTGTGGACATTGTGCTTTCTCATCAG GGTGTCAAGAATAAAAATAAACTGATACTCAGACTCTTGGAACAACTGGTTTATCCGAACCCTGCTGCATATAGAGATCAACTAATCCGATTCTCTGCACTAAATCATACTAGTTATTCTGAG TTGGCACTCAAGGCTAGTCAATTACTGGAACAAACCAAATTGAGTGAACTTCGCTCCACCATTGCTAGAAGCCTTTCTGAATTAGAAATGTTTACTGAGGATGGTGAAAGTATGGACACGCCCAAGAGGAAAAGTGCCCTTAATGAAAGAATGGAGGATCTCGTTAGTGCTCCTTTAGCTGTTGAAGATGCTCTCATAGGTTTGTTTGATCATAGTGATCACACACTTCAGAGGCGGGTTGTAGAGACATATGTTCGGAGGCTTTACCAG CCATATCTTGTAAAGGAGAGTGTCCGTATGCAGTGGCATAGATCTGGTCTTATTGCTTCATGGGAGTTCTTGGAAGAGCTTATCGAGAGAAAGAATGGGTCAGAAGAACAAATGTCTGTTGAGAAACATAGTGAGAGGAAATGGGGAGCCATGGTTATAATTAAATCTCTCCAATTTTTGCCTGCAATTATCAGTGTCGCATTAAGGGAAAAAACTCATAACCTTGAGAAAGCAACTCCACATGGATCTCTTGAGCCAACAACCTTTGGTAATATGATCCATATTGCACTTGTCGGCATAAACAATCAGATGAGTTTACTTCAAGATAG TGGTGATGAGGATCAAGCTCAAGAGAGAATCAAGAAATTAGTGAAAATACTTCAAGATAAAGAGGTAGGGTCAAGTCTACGCTCGGCTGGTGTGGGGGTAATTAGCTGTATCATACAGAGGGATGAAGGGCGAACACCAATGAGGCACTCGTTTCATTGGTCAGCTAAAAAACTATATTATGAGGAAGAACCTCTTTTGCGACATCTAGAACCTCCTCTATCCATATACCTCGAATTG GATAAGCTTAAAGGCTACGAGGGCATAAGGTATACCCCATCACGTGACCGTCAATGGCACTTATATACTGTTCTAGACAAGCCACACCCGATCCAGAGGATGTTCCTCAGAACACTTGTCAGGCAGCCTACATCCAATGATAGGCTTACAGCATATTCGGGACATGATGTTGACATGAGGCATAATCAATTGGCTATATCTTTTACTTCAAAGAGCATTTTTCGGTCCATAATGGCTGCTATGGAGGAGTTGGAACTTAACGTGCACAATGCTACTCTAAAGCCCGACCATGCTCAGATGTACCTTTGTTTCTTACAAGAGCAAGAGATAAATGATCTCATGCCTTATACCAA GAGAGTTGACATAGATGCTGGACAAGAAGAAGAGGCAGTAGAGACGATCTTAGAAGAACTGGCTCGGGAAATTCATGCGTTTGCCGGTGTAAGAATGCATAAATTAGGTGTTTGTCAGTGGGAGGTGAAGCTCTGGATAGCATCTTTTGGACGAGCAAATGGTGCTTGGAGAGTTGTAGTGACAAATGTGACAGGTCAGACCTGTACTGTGCAT ATATACCGAGAACTAGAGAATACCAGCAAACACCAAGCGGTATACCATTCCCTTTCTGTAAGGGGTCCTTTGCATGGTGTACCAGTTAATGCCCACTATAAGCCTTTGGGTGTTCTTGACCAGAAACGTCTATTAGCAAGGAAAAATGGTACCACTTACTGCTATGACTTTCCATTG GCATTCCAGATGGCCTTGGAACAGTCATTTGCATCGCGAATCCCAGGTTTTAAAAAACCCAAAGATAAACGTCTTTGTAAGGTCACGGAACTTGTATTTGCTGACCAAAAAGGTTACTGGGGCACTCCTCTTATTCCAACCGAACGCCAGCCTGGCCTCAATGATGTTGGCATGATAGCCTGGAGCATGGAAATGTCAACTCCCGAGTTTCCTTCTGGAAGAACAATTTTGATAGTAGCAAATGATGTTACCTTCAAAGCTGGTTCTTTTGGCCCAAGAGAGGATGCATTCTTTCTTGCCGTGACCGATCTTGCATGCAATAAGAAACTGCCTTTAATTTATTTGGCTGCTAACTCTGGTGCCCGTATTGGGGTAGCTGAGGAAGTCAAAGCCTGCTTTAAAGTTGGTTGGTCCAATGAATCCAGCCCTGAGAACGGTTTTCAATATGTTTACTTGACCCCTGAGGATTATGCAAGGATTGGATCATCTGTCATTGCACATGAGATGAGGCTAGCCAGTGGAAAGACCAGGTGGGTGATCGATGCTATTGTGGGTAAGGAGGATGGTTTGGGGGTAGAGAACTTATCGGGTAGTGGGGCCATTGCAAGTGCATACTCAAGGGCATACAAGGAAACCTTTACCTTAACATATGTGACTGGTAGAACTGTGGGTATAGGTGCTTATCTTGCTCGTCTTGGCATGCGATGCATACAGAGACTTGACCAGCCAATTATTTTGACTGGTTTCTCTGCATTGAATAAACTTCTTGGTCGTGAGGTTTATAGCTCCCACATGCAACTTGGTGGACCTAAAATCATGGCAACAAATGGGGTTGTACATCTCACTGTCTCGGATGACCTTGAAGGGGTATCAGCGATTTTGAACTGGCTAAGTTGCATTCCTCCTCATCTAGGTGGGCCAATACCCGTTTTAAATCCTTTTGATCCTCCAGAACGATCTGTGGAGTACTTCCCAGAAACTTCATGTGATCCTCATGCTGCTATTTGTGGTACTTTAGATAGTAATGGGAACTGGAAGGGGGGTATTTTTGACAGGGATAGCTTTGTCGAGACACTGGAAGGATGGGCCAGAACAGTTGTGACAGGAAGTGCAAAGCTTGGAGGAATCCCTGTAGGAATAGTAGCTGTCGAGACGCAGACAGTGATGCAGGTTATCCCTGCTGATCCGGGACAACTTGATTCACATGAGAGGGTCGTCCCTCAAGCTGGACAGGTATGGTTTCCGGATTCTGCTACAAAAACAGCTCAAGCAATAATGGATTTCAATAGGGAAGAGCTTCCACTTTTCATCCTTGCCAATTGGAGAGGCTTTTCGGGTGGGCAAAGGGATCTTTTTGAGGGCATCCTTCAGGCTGGGTCAACCATTGTTGAGAATCTCAGAACATATGGACAACCCGTCTTTGTTTACATTCCCATGATGGGTGAGCTTCGTGGTGGGGcatgggttgttgtggatagtcGGATAAATTCAGACCAGATAGAAATGTATGCCGAGCGCACTGCTAAAGGTAATGTCCTTGAGCCAGAAGGAATACTCGAAATCAAGTTTAGGAAAAAGGAACTAATAGAGTGCATGGGAAGGCTCGACCAACAGCttataaatttgaatgaaaaactTCACAAAGCCAAGAGCAACGGAGGCCATGCCAAGGCAGAGTCTCTGCAGCAGCAAATACAATCACGTGAGAAGCAACTGTTGCCAGTGTACACGCAAATAGCCACTAAATTTGCTGAACTTCACGATACTTCTTTGAAGATGGCTGCAAAAGGGGTAATAAAAGAAGTTGTTGACTGGGACCGTTCACGCTCATTCTTCTACAGAAGACTGCGCCGGAGAATTTCTGAGAATTCTCTGGTCAAAACTGTAAAAGATGCAGCCGGTGACCAACTGTCATATAAATCTGCAATGGACTTGATCAAGAGATGGTTTTTTGATTCCAATGTTGCAAAGGAAAGAGAAGATGCTTGGGTTAATGATGAAGCTTTCTTTTCATGGAAGGATGATACGAGAAACTACAATGAGAAGCTACAAGAGCTTCGTGTCCAAAAGGTATTGCTTCAGCTTACGAATATTGGCAGTTCAGCTTCGGATATGCAAGCTCTACCCCGAGGCCTTGCTGCCCTTCTAAGTAAG ATGGAGCCATCAAGTAGGAAACAAATAGCTAACGAAATCCGTAAGGTTCTGAGTTGA